The Spirosoma foliorum genome has a window encoding:
- the dprA gene encoding DNA-processing protein DprA codes for MSTDTQHQIALTLVPGVGSILIRQLISYCGSATDVLRSPVGRLLKVPGIGEVTARAILKSDVLTEAERILNRLEKMSATALFYTEKAYPSRLKALYDAPALLYFQGKGNLNTSRTIGIVGTRQATDYGRRITNEIIEAIAPLGVHVISGLAYGIDIAAHRSSLANGLPTIGVMASGLDVIYPNVHQKTAQDMQPLGGLLTESQPGTKPDAHLFPARNRIIAGLSDVVVVVEAAAKGGALITAEYANNYHREVFAVPGQLNQAFSAGCNKLIRENKAQIYTSPNDIIEGLNWDQSTKQTNEQGSRNRIAPALPVDLTDEESQILALLRQCENMHIDELSWKSQMHMGKLASLLLSLEFRGFVRSLPGKKYALVYV; via the coding sequence GTGTCCACCGATACTCAACACCAAATTGCCCTCACACTTGTACCTGGCGTAGGGAGTATTCTTATTCGGCAACTGATTAGCTATTGTGGTTCAGCAACCGATGTCCTCCGCTCACCAGTGGGTAGATTACTGAAAGTACCCGGTATTGGCGAGGTAACTGCCAGGGCTATTCTGAAATCGGATGTCCTGACCGAAGCCGAACGAATTCTGAATCGGTTGGAAAAAATGAGCGCCACTGCCTTATTCTATACAGAAAAGGCGTACCCAAGCCGTTTGAAGGCACTTTATGATGCACCAGCCTTACTCTATTTTCAGGGTAAAGGCAACCTGAATACATCCCGCACGATTGGTATCGTTGGTACCCGACAAGCTACCGATTATGGCCGACGCATTACGAATGAAATCATTGAAGCGATCGCTCCTTTGGGCGTACATGTCATCAGTGGTCTGGCGTATGGCATCGACATTGCAGCTCATCGTTCCAGTTTAGCCAATGGCCTACCCACAATTGGCGTCATGGCGAGTGGATTAGACGTTATTTACCCAAACGTGCATCAGAAAACAGCGCAGGACATGCAACCATTGGGCGGCCTGCTCACCGAAAGTCAACCCGGTACTAAACCAGATGCGCATTTGTTTCCAGCCCGAAATCGGATTATTGCTGGTTTGAGCGATGTGGTGGTGGTCGTAGAAGCTGCGGCCAAAGGCGGAGCCTTGATTACAGCTGAGTATGCCAACAACTACCACCGTGAGGTATTTGCAGTACCAGGCCAATTAAACCAAGCTTTTTCGGCAGGCTGTAACAAACTCATCCGAGAGAATAAGGCGCAGATCTACACCAGTCCCAACGATATTATTGAAGGTCTAAATTGGGATCAATCGACTAAACAAACCAACGAGCAGGGTTCACGAAACAGGATAGCACCCGCCTTACCTGTCGACTTGACTGACGAAGAGAGTCAGATTCTGGCCTTACTTCGTCAATGCGAGAACATGCATATTGATGAGTTAAGCTGGAAGAGTCAGATGCACATGGGGAAATTGGCCTCCTTACTTCTCAGCCTGGAATTTAGAGGATTTGTCCGTTCACTACCGGGTAAAAAATATGCGCTTGTGTATGTATAA
- a CDS encoding hybrid sensor histidine kinase/response regulator: MTISFVNKLHLSSIFLTLSGSLIGVLFFQTIQDQQQESRWARGKNLQIQQLLTLENLLDDAELAHRSFLSTRNQALLLAYSTAQEEARKTISELKTTPNDLQQTQRLLQLEQTMQRLVQIRGNQHTTNASTNATDANQLKKLEAAELAASDKQLTQILREAQRELNQREQKMQVLIKTLTKGAVAATIILFAVALVLTYFYAQEFKRHRLVAAQLHANVTKLEALNRDSDNRNWILTGTTALNEAMQNQQDPKVVARNALQTLSQYLHVPAAGFYLCQEQDGEQRLQLTASVALSPSAPQSYLIGESLVGQAATRRDILVLKNVPATYWAIQSGTGQSTPGQVVCVPLWYGNELKGVIELASFQPLTDSNLSLLNDVASDIAIALSTVQARQQMSQLLRQVQQQKAILENQQEELRQTNEELTLQAENLQASEEELRVQEEELRQTNAELEERNRAIEVTRQTLVSQARELEEASKYKSEFLANMSHELRTPLNSVLILASLLAENKSNNLTDKQIGYANVIHKSGADLLELINDILDLSKIEAGKVELHLEQASVSSIVDDLRQLFSVVADQKGVTFHTYVDEAVPALIHTDKQRLEQTVRNLLSNAFKFTQKNGSVTLSLRVEKPAPTLTNLALRQADQVLALSVSDTGIGIPNDRQQLIFDAFQQADGSTSRKYGGTGLGLSITRELIRLLNGEVQLQSEVGKGSTFTLIFPLTGSNLPISAQSIVNQPVVAVTQPVQPVKKVADVQELDDRQAIQKDDQVMLIIEDDLSFARIVRDFARSRHYKTVIATQGDEGLKLARSYKPAAIILDMQLPVVNGWSILSELKNDEALKHIPVHIISGMNDLRIPGDGALTYIQKPVSANDLNQIFTLIGTQLSGKVKKVLIQSGNYLKDDALRHVIEQRHLELECEYVLTNEEVVQKVTEQTYDCLIVDMGHDLKHGIKELRQLKSALASNAMPVIIYIDEDLSPANELKLKKLSDVVIRESSQSIDRLMDELELFLYKVQEEKKRPLPQPKVEPISQNLEGRKVLLVDDDIRNIFALSTLLEQNQMNVLTADNGREALEMLQQHTDTDIVLMDIMMPEMDGYEATRRIREDLNMTKLPIIALTAKAMPGDREKVIEAGASDYIPKPVDKGQLFSLMRVWLSH, encoded by the coding sequence ATGACTATTTCGTTTGTAAATAAGCTACATCTGAGTAGTATTTTTCTTACTCTGTCCGGTTCGCTGATCGGGGTATTGTTTTTCCAAACTATTCAGGATCAGCAACAGGAGTCTCGCTGGGCTCGAGGAAAAAACTTACAGATTCAGCAATTGTTAACGCTTGAAAACTTACTCGATGATGCTGAATTAGCCCATCGTTCTTTTCTAAGTACACGGAATCAGGCGTTGCTGTTGGCTTATTCAACAGCACAGGAAGAAGCCCGAAAAACGATTAGCGAACTCAAGACGACGCCCAATGACTTACAACAAACCCAACGACTGCTTCAGTTAGAACAGACCATGCAACGGCTGGTCCAAATTCGAGGTAATCAGCACACCACCAATGCCTCAACAAATGCTACTGATGCCAATCAATTAAAAAAGCTGGAAGCAGCCGAACTGGCGGCTAGTGATAAGCAACTCACGCAGATTCTTCGCGAAGCACAGCGGGAATTAAACCAGCGGGAACAAAAAATGCAGGTGCTCATTAAAACGCTTACCAAAGGAGCCGTTGCAGCCACCATTATTCTGTTTGCCGTTGCCTTAGTACTTACCTACTTCTACGCGCAGGAGTTCAAACGCCATCGCTTAGTAGCCGCCCAGCTTCATGCCAACGTAACTAAATTAGAAGCGCTTAATCGGGATAGCGACAATCGAAACTGGATACTCACGGGGACAACCGCGCTGAATGAAGCGATGCAAAACCAGCAAGACCCCAAGGTGGTTGCCAGGAATGCGCTGCAAACACTTAGCCAATATCTGCATGTGCCCGCTGCTGGTTTTTATCTGTGTCAGGAACAGGATGGTGAGCAGCGTTTACAATTGACGGCATCGGTGGCCTTATCTCCGAGTGCTCCTCAATCTTATCTCATCGGTGAAAGTCTGGTTGGTCAGGCTGCTACACGGCGAGATATTTTAGTACTTAAAAATGTTCCGGCGACCTATTGGGCTATCCAATCAGGAACAGGACAATCTACGCCGGGACAGGTCGTCTGCGTGCCTTTATGGTATGGTAACGAATTGAAAGGGGTCATCGAACTGGCTAGTTTTCAACCCCTCACAGATTCTAATCTGTCATTACTAAACGATGTGGCCAGCGATATTGCCATTGCGTTGAGCACCGTTCAGGCCCGGCAGCAGATGAGTCAATTGCTCCGACAGGTGCAACAGCAAAAGGCCATTCTGGAGAACCAGCAGGAAGAGCTAAGGCAGACTAATGAAGAGCTAACCTTGCAAGCCGAGAATTTACAGGCGTCGGAAGAAGAGTTGCGTGTGCAGGAAGAAGAACTCCGGCAAACCAATGCCGAGCTAGAAGAGCGAAACAGAGCCATTGAGGTAACCCGGCAAACGCTCGTCAGTCAGGCTAGGGAGCTGGAAGAAGCCAGCAAATATAAATCCGAGTTTCTGGCCAATATGTCGCATGAATTGCGAACGCCACTAAATAGTGTCCTGATTCTGGCTTCGCTGTTGGCGGAGAATAAATCGAACAACCTGACCGACAAGCAAATCGGTTATGCCAACGTCATTCATAAATCCGGAGCCGATCTCCTCGAACTTATTAATGACATCCTGGATTTATCGAAAATTGAAGCGGGTAAAGTAGAATTGCATCTCGAACAAGCATCAGTCAGCAGCATTGTCGACGATTTGAGACAGCTGTTCTCGGTGGTTGCCGATCAAAAAGGCGTTACGTTCCATACCTATGTTGACGAAGCCGTACCCGCACTGATCCACACCGACAAACAGCGACTTGAACAAACCGTTAGAAATTTACTATCGAACGCCTTCAAGTTTACCCAAAAAAATGGCTCCGTAACGCTCTCGCTGCGGGTTGAGAAGCCCGCTCCTACGTTAACGAATCTCGCATTAAGGCAGGCCGATCAAGTTCTCGCTCTTTCGGTTTCCGATACGGGTATTGGTATCCCAAACGACCGGCAGCAATTAATTTTTGATGCATTTCAGCAAGCCGACGGGTCAACTAGCCGTAAATACGGTGGTACCGGTCTGGGGCTTTCCATCACCCGAGAGCTGATTCGACTCCTAAACGGCGAAGTGCAGCTTCAGAGTGAAGTAGGTAAAGGCAGCACCTTTACACTAATATTCCCACTGACGGGGAGCAATTTACCGATTTCAGCACAATCGATTGTCAATCAGCCTGTTGTGGCCGTAACGCAGCCCGTTCAACCAGTTAAAAAAGTAGCTGATGTTCAGGAATTGGATGATCGACAAGCGATTCAAAAAGACGATCAGGTGATGTTGATCATTGAAGATGATCTGTCATTCGCTCGAATTGTCCGCGATTTTGCCCGTAGTCGGCACTACAAAACAGTTATAGCCACCCAGGGCGACGAAGGGTTAAAACTCGCTCGTAGCTACAAACCAGCCGCGATTATTCTGGACATGCAATTGCCCGTCGTAAACGGCTGGTCCATCCTGAGCGAACTGAAGAACGATGAAGCGCTGAAGCATATTCCGGTACACATCATATCGGGCATGAACGATCTTCGGATTCCTGGCGACGGCGCTTTGACATACATTCAGAAACCCGTTAGTGCCAACGATTTAAACCAGATTTTCACCTTAATCGGGACCCAGTTAAGCGGAAAAGTCAAAAAGGTGCTTATCCAGTCGGGCAATTACCTCAAAGACGACGCGCTCCGCCATGTGATCGAACAACGACATCTGGAACTGGAATGCGAGTATGTACTGACGAATGAAGAAGTCGTTCAGAAGGTGACCGAACAAACCTATGACTGCCTGATTGTCGATATGGGCCACGATTTGAAGCATGGCATTAAGGAACTTCGCCAGTTAAAGTCGGCCCTGGCGTCGAACGCGATGCCGGTTATTATTTACATTGATGAAGATTTAAGCCCGGCCAATGAGCTTAAACTCAAAAAGTTATCGGATGTCGTTATTCGGGAGTCATCCCAATCCATCGACCGGCTTATGGATGAGTTGGAACTGTTTCTCTACAAGGTTCAGGAAGAGAAGAAGAGACCCCTCCCCCAGCCCAAAGTAGAGCCGATCAGCCAGAATCTAGAAGGTCGGAAAGTGTTACTGGTAGACGATGACATTCGCAACATTTTCGCGCTCAGCACGCTGTTGGAACAAAACCAGATGAACGTCTTAACCGCCGACAATGGTCGGGAAGCCCTGGAAATGCTTCAGCAGCACACCGATACGGACATCGTACTGATGGATATTATGATGCCCGAAATGGATGGTTACGAGGCCACCCGACGCATTCGGGAAGACCTGAATATGACCAAATTGCCCATTATTGCCCTCACAGCCAAGGCCATGCCCGGCGACCGGGAAAAAGTTATTGAAGCCGGAGCCTCCGACTATATTCCTAAACCCGTCGATAAAGGCCAGTTATTCTCCCTGATGCGTGTCTGGTTGTCGCACTAA
- a CDS encoding CheR family methyltransferase — MNQHPIVTSEELTKIIYLIHQQYGYDFSNYARASLERRVVRCMQQAGLQTTYDLKYSLTNDKSFFDWFLQSLTVNVTEMFRDPTFYRDLREKVLPKLASYPVIKIWHAGCATGEEVFSMAILLAEAGLLERSKLYATDLNPANLDQARQGIIPMQQMKAYTDNYMQSGGKNAFSSYYTARYEHVIIRKEYRSNIVLAQHNLAVDQVFNEFQLICCRNVLIYFDRHLQNRVFQLFHDSLSPLGYLAIGTKESIQTADVRTQFETISLPTRIYRRKQ, encoded by the coding sequence ATGAATCAGCATCCAATTGTAACGTCGGAGGAGCTGACCAAAATCATCTACCTGATTCACCAGCAATATGGGTATGATTTCAGCAATTACGCGCGGGCTTCGCTGGAGCGCCGGGTCGTTCGATGCATGCAACAAGCGGGTCTGCAAACGACTTACGACCTAAAATATAGCTTAACCAATGACAAATCATTTTTCGACTGGTTTCTACAATCGCTGACGGTTAACGTTACGGAGATGTTTCGGGACCCGACGTTTTATCGGGACTTGCGCGAGAAAGTACTCCCTAAACTGGCGAGCTATCCCGTCATTAAAATCTGGCATGCGGGCTGCGCTACTGGCGAAGAAGTCTTCTCGATGGCCATTCTGCTCGCCGAAGCGGGCTTACTGGAGCGCTCTAAATTGTACGCAACCGACTTGAATCCGGCGAATCTGGACCAGGCCAGGCAGGGAATCATACCCATGCAGCAGATGAAAGCCTACACCGATAACTATATGCAGTCGGGTGGTAAAAACGCATTCTCGTCATACTATACGGCTCGTTATGAACACGTTATTATTCGGAAAGAGTATCGCTCGAATATTGTGCTGGCGCAGCACAATCTGGCTGTCGATCAGGTGTTTAACGAATTCCAATTAATCTGTTGCCGAAATGTGCTGATCTATTTTGACCGGCATTTACAAAATCGGGTGTTTCAACTATTCCACGACAGTTTATCGCCCCTGGGTTACCTGGCCATTGGCACGAAAGAGTCGATTCAGACGGCCGATGTGCGAACACAATTTGAAACAATCAGTTTACCGACACGTATTTACCGACGCAAGCAATGA
- a CDS encoding chemotaxis protein CheB, which produces MRLTNDIGLVVIGGSAGSIPVIADLLQSLPKPFTGSVILIVHRLKNTPSELYKLFLGDEEGLRVCEPNDKDPVRSGYVYLAPQNYHLLIETDETFSLDYSEPVHFSRPSIDVTFECVARVYTHRATAILLSGANRDGADGLGCIQAHGGVGIIQEPESADYPAMPLAAIEQNPLALVLSPDQLKAYLQSVLQPIQSL; this is translated from the coding sequence ATGAGGCTAACAAACGATATCGGTCTGGTAGTTATTGGCGGCTCGGCTGGCAGCATTCCGGTTATCGCCGATCTGCTCCAATCGCTCCCGAAACCATTCACGGGAAGCGTCATTCTTATTGTGCATCGATTAAAAAATACGCCAAGTGAGTTGTACAAATTATTCCTGGGCGACGAGGAAGGCCTCCGTGTATGCGAGCCCAATGACAAAGACCCCGTTCGATCTGGTTATGTTTATCTGGCGCCCCAGAACTACCATCTGCTGATCGAAACCGACGAGACGTTTAGCCTGGATTACTCAGAACCAGTTCATTTCAGTCGACCATCTATCGATGTCACCTTTGAGTGCGTTGCCCGCGTGTACACCCATAGGGCAACGGCCATTTTACTCAGTGGTGCCAATCGCGATGGAGCCGATGGGCTGGGTTGTATTCAGGCCCACGGCGGAGTCGGCATTATTCAGGAACCAGAATCGGCCGATTACCCGGCCATGCCTTTGGCCGCTATTGAACAAAATCCACTGGCCCTTGTCTTATCGCCGGATCAACTCAAGGCGTATCTGCAAAGCGTACTTCAACCCATCCAGAGCTTATGA
- a CDS encoding sensor histidine kinase, whose protein sequence is MISNNTGNEFTILLVDDREENLLALEAMLATDNRTFLKASSGGEALRKVLKNESIGLIMLDVQMPEMDGFEVAHLLKSNPKTKDIAIIFVTAISKDEQYVMKGFDEGAVDYLQKPLDINVTKAKVNVFERLYRYQQELKQSLQHIERINKQLEKFVYVVAHDLKSPLTGVIGAMSLLEMAAESPAGIQQEELLEYITHSKEASYYMANMVNSLLDYSRKSMDQQAVEEVDVQELAEQIAKLLFPPKHIKIRIHGPLPVLNTRKLKLQQVLQNLISNGIKYNDKSEGLIEIGYRDFTNHVEFYVRDNGSGIASGEQSTIFNLFQKASNSATATAESSTGVGLSILKLLVEEQGGRVWVNSSPQEGSTFYFEWNK, encoded by the coding sequence ATGATCTCCAACAATACAGGCAACGAGTTTACCATTTTACTGGTCGACGACCGCGAAGAAAATTTGCTGGCGCTGGAAGCCATGCTGGCAACCGATAACCGCACGTTTCTGAAGGCTTCTTCGGGGGGCGAGGCTTTACGAAAAGTCCTCAAAAACGAGTCAATCGGGCTGATTATGCTTGATGTTCAAATGCCCGAAATGGACGGATTTGAGGTCGCCCATCTGCTTAAATCGAACCCTAAAACAAAGGATATCGCTATCATCTTCGTTACGGCCATTAGCAAAGACGAGCAATATGTCATGAAAGGCTTCGATGAAGGGGCCGTCGATTACCTGCAAAAACCACTGGATATCAACGTAACGAAGGCGAAGGTGAATGTTTTTGAACGGTTGTATCGCTACCAGCAGGAGTTAAAACAAAGCCTGCAACACATCGAGCGGATTAATAAGCAACTGGAAAAATTTGTGTATGTAGTGGCCCACGATCTAAAATCGCCTTTAACGGGTGTCATAGGGGCCATGTCGCTGCTGGAAATGGCCGCCGAAAGTCCCGCGGGCATTCAGCAAGAGGAACTGCTCGAATACATAACTCACTCAAAAGAAGCATCGTACTACATGGCAAACATGGTCAATTCACTGCTCGATTACTCCCGCAAGAGTATGGACCAACAGGCCGTCGAAGAAGTTGATGTTCAGGAGTTAGCCGAACAAATTGCCAAACTCCTGTTTCCGCCCAAACACATTAAAATTCGGATACATGGTCCATTGCCCGTTCTGAACACCCGGAAATTAAAGCTCCAGCAGGTACTACAAAATCTGATTAGTAATGGAATCAAGTACAACGACAAATCGGAAGGGCTGATTGAAATTGGTTACCGTGATTTTACGAATCACGTTGAGTTTTACGTGCGGGACAATGGTTCGGGCATTGCCTCAGGTGAACAGAGTACTATTTTCAATCTGTTTCAGAAAGCGTCGAATAGTGCTACAGCAACGGCTGAAAGTAGTACTGGTGTTGGCTTGTCTATCCTGAAATTACTGGTCGAAGAACAGGGTGGTCGTGTGTGGGTTAACTCGTCGCCACAAGAAGGAAGTACCTTCTATTTTGAGTGGAACAAGTGA
- a CDS encoding response regulator transcription factor: MKNLYTVLVIEDDSFIRKVLRQTLKDDFEVVTTENGMEGMAWLEEGNHVDIVLSDIQMPHMDGKNLIAMLRSSPTFKSLPIIMLSTFADSDTRIACLNMGADDYIIKPFNPMEVKTKISTVLRRVEMSKVTQPNVD, encoded by the coding sequence ATGAAAAATTTATATACTGTTTTAGTAATAGAAGATGACTCATTTATCCGTAAAGTTCTGCGACAAACGCTGAAAGATGACTTTGAGGTTGTCACAACAGAGAATGGCATGGAAGGAATGGCCTGGTTAGAAGAAGGCAACCATGTCGACATCGTTCTATCGGATATTCAAATGCCGCATATGGATGGCAAAAATCTGATAGCCATGCTTCGGTCCAGCCCGACCTTCAAGAGCCTGCCGATTATTATGCTCTCCACGTTTGCCGATAGCGATACGCGCATTGCCTGCCTGAACATGGGAGCTGATGATTATATCATCAAGCCTTTTAACCCAATGGAGGTAAAAACCAAGATCTCGACTGTATTGCGCCGGGTCGAAATGAGTAAGGTGACGCAACCTAATGTTGATTAA